The Arachis hypogaea cultivar Tifrunner chromosome 14, arahy.Tifrunner.gnm2.J5K5, whole genome shotgun sequence genome has a segment encoding these proteins:
- the LOC112741091 gene encoding acyl carrier protein 1, chloroplastic translates to MASFTATSISIISLAKPSLVPSARISSPNSVSLSIKGRRFPSITLQPTGRRFQVTCATKQETVQKVCDIVKKQLALPEGSSVTGESKFAALGADSLDTVEIVMGLEEEFGISVEEESAQSITTVQEAADMIDKLLESKTD, encoded by the exons ATGGCTTCCTTTACAGCTACCTCCATCTCAATCATCTCTCTCGCCAAGCCCTCACTG GTTCCTTCAGCCAGGATCAGTAGCCCAAATTCAGTTTCCCTCTCAATCAAAGGAAGGAGATTTCCATCAATTACATTGCAGCCTACAGGACGTAGGTTTCAAGTTACATGCGCG ACGAAGCAGGAGACAGTGCAGAAGGTCTGTGACATAGTCAAGAAGCAATTGGCACTGCCAGAGGGTTCAAGTGTCACTGGAGAGTCCAAGTTTGCTGCCCTTGGAGCTGATTCTCTTGACACA GTTGAGATTGTGATGGGACTGGAAGAGGAATTCGGTATCAGCGTCGAGGAGGAGAGCGCACAGAGCATCACCACCGTTCAAGAAGCTGCTGACATGattgataagcttcttgagagcAAGACAGATTAA